A window of Calypte anna isolate BGI_N300 chromosome W, bCalAnn1_v1.p, whole genome shotgun sequence contains these coding sequences:
- the LOC115600129 gene encoding nipped-B-like protein: MVSSRKRHKKDRDEAWESEEHDRRSSGDHRRSGYYHEGKRTSASGRYRNRSPDDSDMDDYSPPPSLSEVARKMKKKEKQKKRKAYEPKLTPEEMMDSSAFKRFTASIENILENLEDMDFTALGNDDEIPQELLLGKHQLSELGSESAKIKAMGIMDKVVEKPTRRGVLLDLVLINKEEVLKDIKVGHSLGSGNHEKAEFRIMGSMHKTMSRIAPLDFRRANFDLLKKLLGEIPWELWKVERLNRAG, translated from the exons ATGGTTT CTTCTCGtaaaagacacaaaaaggaTAGAGATGAAGCTTGGGAGTCTGAAGAACATGACAGAAGAAGTTCTGGTGACCATAGGAGAAGTGGTTATTATCATGAAGGAAAGAGGACTTCTGCTAGCGGCCGTTACCGTAATCGCAGTCCTGATGACTCTGACATGGATGATTATTCTCCTCCTCCTAGCCTCAGTGAGG TGgctagaaaaatgaagaaaaaagaaaaacaaaagaagaggaaagcttATGAACCTAAACTAACGCCTGAAG AAATGATGGATTCTTCAGCTTTCAAAAGATTTACTGCTTCAATTGagaatattttggaaaatttaGAAGACATGGATTTTACAGCTTTAG gcaatgaTGATGAGATTCCACAGGAATTGCTACTGGGAAAGCATCAGCTTAGTGAGTTGGGTAGCGAATCTGCAAAAATCAAGGCAATGGGCATTATGGACAAG GTGGTGGAGAAGCCAACAAGGAGAGGTGTACTACTGGACCTAGTACTGATAAACAAAGAGGAAGTGTTGAAGGACATTAAGGTTGGGCACAGCCTTGGCAGTGGTAATCATGAGAAGGCAGAGTTCAGGATCATGGGTAGCATGCACAAAACGATGAGCAGAATTGCACCCTTGGACTTCAGGAGGGCTAACTTTGACCTCTTGAAGAAATTGCTtggagaaatcccatgggagCTTTGGAAGGTAGAGAGGCTCAACAGAGCTGGTTGA